The following are encoded in a window of Tessaracoccus flavescens genomic DNA:
- a CDS encoding type II secretion system F family protein, which translates to MNQVVLAALAAAVAAWLILPPSSSALSRLRPARQAAGRRGGPEPMLGLASRMLAGIGTGAMALLVLPGAAGILVAGVAGPATAVVLGRLPRRTDVRILTIELPEALEFLAVCLDAGQPVGHAVTAVAKVSPEATRSLLERVAAQVALGRAGPSAWEDLRGHSVWGRVAADIARAERSGTGLADVLRMHAEDGRRDARDLAVKEARKVGVRSVVPLMACFLPAFILVGVVPIVAGLLRDFFG; encoded by the coding sequence ATGAACCAGGTGGTGCTGGCGGCGCTGGCGGCGGCCGTGGCCGCCTGGCTGATCCTTCCGCCGTCCAGTTCGGCGCTTTCCCGACTGCGCCCGGCACGGCAGGCAGCCGGTCGGCGAGGCGGCCCGGAACCCATGCTCGGGCTGGCGAGCCGGATGCTCGCGGGCATCGGAACGGGAGCCATGGCGCTGCTGGTGCTGCCCGGTGCGGCGGGCATCCTCGTCGCTGGGGTGGCCGGCCCCGCCACAGCAGTCGTGCTCGGACGGCTACCCCGTCGCACCGACGTGAGGATCCTCACGATCGAGCTGCCCGAAGCGCTCGAGTTCCTCGCGGTGTGCCTGGATGCCGGTCAACCCGTCGGCCACGCGGTCACGGCGGTGGCGAAGGTCTCACCAGAGGCGACACGGAGTCTCCTCGAGAGGGTCGCGGCCCAGGTGGCGCTGGGAAGGGCAGGCCCGAGCGCCTGGGAGGACCTGCGTGGTCACAGTGTGTGGGGGAGGGTGGCAGCCGACATCGCTCGGGCAGAGCGCTCGGGGACGGGGCTCGCGGATGTGCTCCGGATGCACGCCGAGGACGGCAGACGTGATGCCCGTGACCTGGCGGTGAAGGAGGCGAGGAAGGTCGGCGTCAGATCGGTGGTGCCCCTCATGGCGTGCTTCCTGCCCGCGTTCATCCTGGTGGGCGTCGTGCCCATAGTCGCGGGACTGCTGCGCGACTTCTTCGGCTGA
- a CDS encoding DEAD/DEAH box helicase, which produces MERGDAPVPGHAWLLSRDEVCAVHTREAREASACDWPSWLSEASRRRIVEAGVPEPWAHQVEFAEHLFRGRHSIICTPTGSGKTLGYLMPIIAAGVDGEVGTTVDSARARLTRARHTALYIAPTKALAHDQARAAAELGPRGWRVGTLDGDSDEADRRFARDHAGFILTNPDMLHYSVLPNHQRWSSFLGSLRYIVVDEAHRYQGVFGAHVSQVIRRLRRIAAQYGASPTVALSSATAPNAAQFAGALIGEDEVCVVDVDTSPAGRRTVALWKPSSSLRMDTAGLLARLSDSGCQSIAFVPSRQGAELVSITAQEQAHEPLRIASYRGGYLAADRRELEAGLHSGELRGLASTNALELGVDIAGMDAVLVSGYPGKLASFWQQAGRAGRRGQDALVVLLASENPLDAYLLEHPELIFDSPVERAVLHPDNPRVLGLHLAAAAQELPLSTQDERWFGPTMPSTAAALADQSVLRNRGGRYFWTRPDRAVDFINLRSIGERPLDIIERDTGRVLGGVDMAAVDRTVHPGAVYLHQGEAFLVDSLDRDEHQAFVVGSRPRYYTQPQTSFDIQIVREVDRRELGFTEVCRGEVRLDSQVLGYLRRDEVTHEVWDSTPLELPRHRMTTQAVWWTVPPHLSRRLGWPELQMGAAAHAMEHTAIGLLPAFAPCDRWDIGGVSTALHPDTGLPTIFVHDGMEGGAGFAYRGYEEIEEWLRATLERLTRCACSEGCPACVVSPKCGNANQVLNKADAAELLSLLLF; this is translated from the coding sequence GTGGAACGGGGCGATGCCCCGGTGCCAGGGCATGCCTGGCTGCTCTCCCGTGATGAGGTGTGCGCCGTGCACACCCGCGAGGCCCGTGAGGCGAGCGCATGCGACTGGCCGTCCTGGCTCTCCGAGGCCAGTCGGCGTCGCATCGTGGAGGCAGGGGTCCCTGAGCCGTGGGCGCACCAGGTGGAGTTCGCCGAGCACCTCTTCCGAGGCAGGCACTCGATCATCTGCACCCCTACAGGCTCGGGAAAGACCCTCGGCTATCTGATGCCGATCATCGCGGCCGGGGTCGATGGCGAGGTGGGCACCACCGTCGATTCGGCGCGCGCCCGGCTCACCCGGGCCCGGCACACGGCGCTCTACATCGCGCCCACGAAGGCGCTCGCCCACGACCAGGCGCGGGCGGCGGCCGAGTTGGGGCCGAGGGGGTGGCGCGTCGGAACCCTTGACGGCGACTCCGATGAGGCTGATCGGAGGTTCGCACGCGATCATGCCGGCTTCATCCTGACCAACCCCGACATGCTGCACTACTCGGTCCTGCCCAACCACCAGCGGTGGTCGTCGTTCCTCGGCTCGCTGCGCTATATCGTCGTGGACGAGGCCCACCGCTACCAGGGGGTCTTCGGTGCCCACGTGTCACAGGTCATCCGACGCCTGCGCCGGATCGCGGCGCAGTACGGCGCCTCCCCGACGGTGGCGCTCTCGTCGGCGACGGCCCCGAACGCGGCCCAGTTCGCCGGCGCGCTCATCGGCGAGGATGAGGTCTGCGTCGTCGACGTGGACACGTCTCCGGCTGGGCGGCGGACTGTCGCCCTCTGGAAGCCCTCGTCGTCCCTACGGATGGACACGGCCGGACTGTTGGCGAGGCTCTCGGACTCGGGCTGCCAGAGCATCGCGTTCGTGCCGTCACGGCAGGGGGCCGAGCTGGTCTCCATCACAGCGCAGGAGCAGGCGCACGAGCCGCTGCGGATCGCTTCCTACCGGGGCGGCTACCTCGCGGCAGACCGGCGTGAACTGGAGGCGGGGCTGCACAGCGGCGAGCTGCGTGGACTGGCCAGCACGAACGCGCTCGAGTTGGGCGTCGACATCGCAGGCATGGATGCCGTGCTCGTCTCCGGGTACCCGGGGAAGCTCGCCTCCTTCTGGCAGCAGGCCGGCCGGGCCGGTCGACGCGGCCAGGACGCCCTGGTCGTCCTGTTGGCAAGCGAGAACCCGCTCGACGCCTATCTGCTTGAGCATCCCGAGCTGATCTTCGATTCGCCCGTGGAGCGCGCCGTCCTGCATCCCGACAATCCGAGGGTGCTCGGTCTGCACCTCGCCGCCGCGGCCCAGGAATTGCCGCTGAGCACGCAGGACGAACGGTGGTTCGGGCCGACGATGCCCTCCACCGCCGCCGCGCTCGCCGATCAGAGCGTGCTGCGCAACAGGGGAGGGCGCTACTTCTGGACCCGGCCCGACCGTGCGGTCGACTTCATCAACCTCCGCTCGATCGGGGAACGCCCACTCGACATCATCGAGCGCGACACAGGCCGGGTGCTCGGAGGGGTGGACATGGCCGCCGTGGACCGGACGGTCCACCCCGGTGCGGTCTACCTGCATCAGGGGGAGGCGTTCCTCGTCGACTCGCTGGACAGGGACGAACACCAGGCCTTCGTCGTCGGGTCGCGCCCTCGCTACTACACGCAACCCCAGACCTCCTTCGACATTCAGATCGTCCGGGAGGTCGACAGGCGCGAGCTCGGCTTCACGGAGGTGTGCAGGGGTGAGGTGCGTCTCGACTCGCAGGTGCTCGGATACCTGCGCCGCGACGAGGTGACCCACGAGGTGTGGGACTCGACCCCGCTCGAGCTGCCGAGGCACAGGATGACCACGCAGGCCGTCTGGTGGACGGTTCCGCCCCATCTCAGCCGCCGGCTCGGCTGGCCCGAGCTGCAGATGGGTGCCGCGGCACACGCGATGGAACACACCGCCATCGGGCTGCTGCCCGCCTTCGCGCCGTGCGACAGGTGGGACATCGGTGGCGTCAGCACCGCTCTCCACCCCGACACGGGGCTGCCGACGATCTTCGTGCACGACGGCATGGAGGGTGGTGCCGGTTTCGCCTACCGGGGCTACGAGGAGATCGAGGAGTGGCTTCGGGCGACGTTGGAGCGACTGACCCGGTGCGCGTGTTCGGAAGGCTGCCCCGCCTGCGTGGTCTCTCCGAAGTGCGGCAACGCCAACCAGGTGCTCAACAAGGCCGACGCCGCCGAGCTGTTGTCACTGCTGCTCTTCTGA
- a CDS encoding type II secretion system F family protein: protein MIVGAVALAALAAVVFLGPSHAGSLRRLAVSAQTRTPRRLLPVRWPVLWLVGLLVAIAVVPALTLWLLSGAVASATVWFLLRAHLARRRERASAAECARSARILAGLLASGQIPTAALREAAMECPVLAPAAEASALGADVGEQLLRTATEPGRGALRPVAAAWRLSERSGAPVAQILARVAENLRRQQQLAAVVDAELAAARTSGHIMAALPFLAIGLGFAVGVNSLDFLAREPLGQVLVLVGVVLTAAGVLWIDALSRPKRGRR, encoded by the coding sequence ATGATCGTCGGGGCGGTGGCGCTCGCAGCGCTCGCGGCGGTCGTGTTCCTCGGGCCGTCGCACGCCGGGTCGCTGCGGCGGCTCGCCGTCTCGGCTCAGACGAGGACACCTCGCCGACTCCTTCCGGTGCGCTGGCCGGTGCTCTGGCTCGTCGGACTGCTGGTGGCGATCGCCGTCGTACCCGCGTTGACGCTGTGGCTGCTCAGCGGGGCGGTCGCGTCGGCGACCGTGTGGTTCCTGCTCAGGGCCCACCTCGCGCGGCGCCGGGAACGTGCGTCCGCGGCGGAGTGTGCACGTTCTGCCCGGATCCTCGCCGGGCTCCTGGCTTCGGGCCAGATCCCGACCGCCGCGCTGAGGGAGGCCGCAATGGAGTGTCCCGTGCTCGCCCCAGCCGCAGAGGCCTCGGCGTTGGGGGCAGACGTCGGAGAGCAGCTGCTGCGGACGGCCACGGAACCCGGCCGTGGTGCGCTGCGACCGGTGGCCGCGGCGTGGCGGCTGAGTGAACGCAGCGGAGCGCCGGTCGCGCAGATCCTCGCCCGGGTGGCGGAGAACCTGCGCAGGCAGCAGCAGTTGGCTGCGGTCGTCGACGCGGAGTTGGCGGCCGCCCGCACCAGCGGCCACATCATGGCGGCGCTGCCCTTCCTGGCGATCGGGCTGGGGTTCGCGGTGGGGGTGAACTCGCTCGACTTCCTCGCCCGTGAGCCGCTCGGTCAGGTGCTGGTGCTGGTCGGCGTGGTGCTGACCGCCGCGGGTGTGCTGTGGATCGATGCGCTGTCGCGGCCGAAGCGAGGCCGAAGATGA